From a single Penaeus vannamei isolate JL-2024 chromosome 25, ASM4276789v1, whole genome shotgun sequence genomic region:
- the LOC113807430 gene encoding proteasome subunit beta type-6: MTNDNTVSPYPPQTTIMAAAVQSSHTMQNSHLDALLPEWMKNELLTGTSIMAVEFDGGVVVGADSRTSLGTYVSNRVTDKLTRVTDSIYCCRSGSAADTQAIADIVSSHMEILQVKLGEPPLVQVAANTFKEICYNYRDMLMAGIIVAGWDKTNGGQVYTIPLGGMIVRQPIAIGGSGSTFVWGYVDATYKPNMNKEQTVDFVKNTLTLALTRDGSSGGVVRVAIITKEGVERRVFLHNELPEFYQG, translated from the exons ATGACAAATGACAACACAGTAAGTCCGTATCCCCCGCAGACAACTATCATGGCGGCGGCAGTTCAGTCAAGTCATACAATGCAGAACTCTCACCTCGACGCTCTCCTGCCCGAGTGGATGAAAAATGAGCTTCTTACGGGA ACTTCCATTATGGCTGTCGAGTTTGATGGCGGTGTGGTTGTGGGAGCTGATTCCAGGACCTCGCTAGGAACCTATGTCTCAAATCGTGTAACTGACAAGCTAACACGTGTCACTGATAGCATCTATTGTTGTCGTTCCGGTTCAGCAGCTGACACCCAGGCCATTGCTGACATTGTGTCTTCACACATGGAGATTCTACA GGTGAAGCTTGGCGAGCCCCCTCTTGTCCAAGTAGCGGCCAACACCTTCAAGGAGATCTGCTATAACTACCGAGACATGCTCATGGCTGGAATTATTGTTGCTGGCTGGGACAAGACCAACGGGGGCCAG GTGTACACCATTCCCTTGGGTGGTATGATTGTGCGACAGCCCATTGCCATCGGCGGTTCGGGCAGTACTTTTGTGTGGGGTTACGTGGATGCCACCTACAAGCCCAACATGAACAAAGAACAGACAGTTGATTTTGTCAAAAACA CATTGACCCTTGCCCTGACACGTGATGGAAGCAGTGGAGGCGTTGTGCGTGTTGCAATCATTACCAAGGAAGGGGTTGAACGCCGCGTATTCTTGCATAATGAATTGCCAGAATTCTACCAGGGATAG